The Centropristis striata isolate RG_2023a ecotype Rhode Island chromosome 1, C.striata_1.0, whole genome shotgun sequence nucleotide sequence GCTCCAGCCTGCGTCTGCCTCGCTGTCTGCGCCTTCAGCCGCCGAGCTGAAGTTCCCAAAGCTGTCGCTGACGGGGAAGTCCGCAAAttttcctccatcctctcccTCATTCACACTCGTGTGAAATTTGGGGGAGTTGAAGTCGCCAAAGTCGTCGTCTTCCTTGGCGTCCGGTGCGGGGGCAGGACTGTCTGACCCGCTCTGCTCCGGCTGGACGTCCAGCTGGTCGAAGTCAGCAAAGCCCTGACCACCGAACGAGCCGGCGTCTCCAAAGTCCCCAAAGTCCTCATCCTCGTCGTCCTCTGCCAGCTGGCTGTGGTCGGCGGGCGTGGCGGGCTCACCTTGGAGGGGTGGGGAGGGGACGGAGCCCGTGGTGCTCATGTCGCCAAACTCCTCCAGAGCATCTGTGGACAGCGGCCGGCCCAGAGACGTCTCAGTCTCCGTTTCTGTCTCCGTCTCGTTACCGGAGCCCTTCCCGTCCGACTGTCCTGCCTCAGCTGCGTCGGGTGAAAGGTCGTTTTCACTGCAGCCCGCGGCGTCTTTGGAATCGTCCCTGTGGGCTACGTCCACCCCGTTCAGAGAGCAGGGTCTGTTAGTGCAAACGGCCTCTGAGTCTAAGTGCTCTTGTGCAAAGGCTACGTCCCTTTGTCCAGAGTCAGCGTCCGCCTGAGAGCCCCGGTCCGTGTTGCACGAGCCGTCCGGGGCCTCAGCAGGGACAGATATGGAATCAGAGCCGGGTCCAGTTCTGTTTGTATCCCTGACATTGTCCTCTGAAGTTGTTCCCTGCTCTAGATTACAGTGCTCGTCGTGGCAGGCGGCCCCTGCCGGCCAGCTGCCCCCTGCGGGATTGTCCAAGTCCTCGTTTGCCGTCTGGCTGAGGTGTCCTTCAGCATTGGAAAAAGCTGCAAAGTCTGCAAAATCGTCCTCAGGGCTGCCGGCGGGGACGCTGCCTGTGTCCTCGGTGGACGTTCCTTTTATGTGAGAGTGGACAGAATTCTGTGAGGAAGGGCTTCCCTGAACGTCGAAGGTGGCGAACCCGTTCGTTAGCACCTCTGTGCCTCCACCATTACAGTCTGCGGGCTCGCTGCCAGCCGGGTCGCTCTCGGAGATATCCAGAGCGCCGGAGAGGACCTTTTTCATCTCAGTTCTTTCTGAGGGACTGCTGCCCAGGTGGCTCGCTGGCAGGACACCGTTTGCCTTGGACAGGTCGTTGTTGGGGGCGTGGGTGCCGTTAGAGGAGCTGTGGTTGAAGCCCATCACCCCTCTGCTGTTGAGCAGCTCCGGCGGGGAGGTGGCGTTCAGAGCTTGCGTCTGGTTGAAAGTGGTGGGGGTGTCGAACTCTGAGAAGCTGATGCTGTTGGGGACGGCAGAGAAGGTGCCGAAGTCTCCAAACTCGTTGTCCTCTTCCTCCGCTCCGTCCTCCATCGGGGGCGGAGACGAGGAGTACATGCGGATCACCTCAGGCTCCATGATTCTCTGGCGGTCAACGAATCCTCCTGGCTACACCTGAGAGAGCGAGAAGAGACGTCATCAGAGACAAATAATCTGTCACAGCAGGGATATTCATAAAAACATGTGTTTTAAGGTCCATTCTGACTTCATATAAACACGAGTAATGACGAGGAGCAGCTGTCTGTGGTGCTGCAGGCTCGATTAGCTCGATGTGTGGTTTGAGCCGGGGCACAAATTGAATTACTGAACCACTAAAAGAGGACAGATTGGCGTCAAATTGACAGTAATAAAGTGGTAATGAGAAACAAGTGCTGAGACATTAACAAACATGAGAACACAAACTGTGACCAGCCTGCAGCTTCTCACCCAACAAGTTCTACTTTTAAATTCCTGAGATGTTGACGTATTATAAAATCTCACTccgttttacatttatttacactcTCTGCTAACTCTTACTTAATCTCACTTTCCTGTCTGCCAAAAACGTCTCATCCAAACCTGAAACAAGATGTTATCATCACCTCCTCGTACCAAACTTTTTCCTTCTGTGAAATTCCTGGATGAACTCCAACAgtctgatctgtgtgtgtgttttcagtcagtCCATCGTTTTAGAATCAGAACAGTGTGCATTACATTAGAATCACTAAGACAATTCATTGTCTTCAtcctaaatacattttttaaagacaaaatctCAAGGACTTTTTGAACTACAACAACTACAATACTATCGTCCACTGCAGGATTTTTATCTGCAGGAAGTTTTTGTTTTACCAGTAAGATAAACGGGTCCTTGAGGATTAGAGATATGTCATTTCAAAAAACATGGTaactttagttagtttagttacattaaaattcattttatgtctctattATTTGTTAAACATTTCTCCACAAGAACTCTGAGATTAAAAATAGAGATAGAATTCTGAATAGATTTTCCAGATAGTTTAATTAGGTTTGTTAACTTTAACAGCAGTTGTTCCTGGAAGaacttgttttaaataaatatttgaccatCATTTATTACTGAAATGAGAGTTGCTCAGCACTTTGACTTCTAACTGGAAGAAGCTGCGTTCTCAGCCTCCAGCGGAGCAGTGGGcggggtctgtgtgtgtttgctttgttgGCCTTATCTCCCTGAATACCTGCGAGCAGGTACGTTTACACCCAGGGACAAAACACACGCAGGTCCAGAAAGACGAGTTCATGACGGAGGAACGCtcagagaagagaaacagaaatgttttttcctttttctattttgtttcCAAGGAAAACAAACTGTGTTCTGTGCCTCTAAACATTAAAACGTTTAATTAGTCTGTGTGCTGAACTCACTAACCCCCAGAGTCTGAATAACACTCaattaaagttaatttatatatatatatatatatatatatatatatatatatatatatatatatatatatatatatatatatatattcttctaactgtgttattctgcaaaagacacatttgagttgttcccaattcgagccatgattgtgctgagtccatagagctgcaggacttatagatttcaATATCTTGCAGTCCAACACaagaacacagagaggagaaggtaaaaaaaatcccttaaaCGGCTTgttgtggttcagagggttaagtgtGTTTTGATGGTCATACTGTTGGACTTTTACTTCTATTGGAGTATTTCTACAGTTTGCTGTCaccacttttacttcagtaaaacacCTGAATTATTCTGTTTACTGACAGCAGCTGTCTCGGTCCAGAGCTTCAACATAAAGttaattaattagaaaaaaacaatatgtcaTCTATTAAGACGAGCTTTCCACTTCATGATAAGCTCAGCTTCTCACCACAGCTGTTTATTTCTCAGTCTATACACTGACAAACCAGCCGGTTCAGGCTGTTTTTCGACTTAGCCAAGTTTGACAGATTCTCCTCACTTGTCTGACGTTTAAGTGAAGCTAGGAGGCTAACGAAGCTATCTAGCTTAGCAGGCTAACAGGCTGGCTAGTGCTATCGTTAGCTGAGCCTGACAGCCGAGAGGAGTTATGTAGATCTAAAAACGATTAAGCAGGGATTAATGTGACATGAAGCTAACAGCTAGCTTTAACTAGAAGCCGTCTAATTAAACTACAAGGCCGAGACACTTGGCTGAGGTGGGGTGTAACGGCAGCTAACTTAGCTTAGCTCGGGTAGCCTGTGTGGAAAAGCTAAAATGATCAGCGATGTTAACGTCTGATTAGTTTGTCGACACTTTACAGAGTTTATATCGCTAAACACGGCCATTTAATGTATATAAAAACTAACAAATCAGCATCATCACACTACAAGTGAGAGAGAAGTCCATTACCTCAGCTAACTGCGCAGCTAGCTAACACCAACGACAACAACAAGCATCTTCCCTGCTAGCTTTAGCTTCAGCCGAGTCTCATCATCCGGCTCCAGGTGCCGACAGAAACAGGTGAGCTCACCGTGAGACGTCTTCCGCTGATGTCCATGACTCAGGTGAA carries:
- the aftpha gene encoding aftiphilin a isoform X4 translates to MEPEVIRMYSSSPPPMEDGAEEEDNEFGDFGTFSAVPNSISFSEFDTPTTFNQTQALNATSPPELLNSRGVMGFNHSSSNGTHAPNNDLSKANGVLPASHLGSSPSERTEMKKVLSGALDISESDPAGSEPADCNGGGTEVLTNGFATFDVQGSPSSQNSVHSHIKGTSTEDTGSVPAGSPEDDFADFAAFSNAEGHLSQTANEDLDNPAGGSWPAGAACHDEHCNLEQGTTSEDNVRDTNRTGPGSDSISVPAEAPDGSCNTDRGSQADADSGQRDVAFAQEHLDSEAVCTNRPCSLNGVDVAHRDDSKDAAGCSENDLSPDAAEAGQSDGKGSGNETETETETETSLGRPLSTDALEEFGDMSTTGSVPSPPLQGEPATPADHSQLAEDDEDEDFGDFGDAGSFGGQGFADFDQLDVQPEQSGSDSPAPAPDAKEDDDFGDFNSPKFHTSVNEGEDGGKFADFPVSDSFGNFSSAAEGADSEADAGWSAFGEPEQQQQQVEEDEGESWAAFSTEQSVAAPAESREEEEEEEHEEKLQVEEVEEWHESEPAVSEETSRTDRQSQASLSSRLEKLFQGSFPQTASLSVEEEVASLRILLGPPGEKPHPGVQDEETRLPCNSSVCGGVWTQLQDIHESFGLRYQWGGSYCNKALLCCLGIDTRNILFTGQKKQPVIVPMYAAGLGMLEPTKEPVKPVSAAEMIASIAQAPPAAPESSSCPADTVQQEALPPVQFDWSSSGLTNPLDGVDPELYELTTAKMDPGSSGSRVADAFARLMSTMEKTSTSTRKPRKEENLSDEAAKVISGLPDLSFMQAKVLMFPATLTPLGCQATSD
- the aftpha gene encoding aftiphilin a isoform X5, encoding MEPEVIRMYSSSPPPMEDGAEEEDNEFGDFGTFSAVPNSISFSEFDTPTTFNQTQALNATSPPELLNSRGVMGFNHSSSNGTHAPNNDLSKANGVLPASHLGSSPSERTEMKKVLSGALDISESDPAGSEPADCNGGGTEVLTNGFATFDVQGSPSSQNSVHSHIKGTSTEDTGSVPAGSPEDDFADFAAFSNAEGHLSQTANEDLDNPAGGSWPAGAACHDEHCNLEQGTTSEDNVRDTNRTGPGSDSISVPAEAPDGSCNTDRGSQADADSGQRDVAFAQEHLDSEAVCTNRPCSLNGVDVAHRDDSKDAAGCSENDLSPDAAEAGQSDGKGSGNETETETETETSLGRPLSTDALEEFGDMSTTGSVPSPPLQGEPATPADHSQLAEDDEDEDFGDFGDAGSFGGQGFADFDQLDVQPEQSGSDSPAPAPDAKEDDDFGDFNSPKFHTSVNEGEDGGKFADFPVSDSFGNFSSAAEGADSEADAGWSAFGEPEQQQQQVEEDEGESWAAFSTEQSVAAPAESREEEEEEEHEEKLQVEEVEEWHESEPAVSEETSRTDRQSQASLSSRLEKLFQGSFPQTASLSVEEEVASLRILLGPPGEKPHPGVQDEETRLPCNSSVCGGVWTQLQDIHESFGLRYQWGGSYCNKALLCCLGIDTRNILFTGQKKQPVIVPMYAAGLGMLEPTKEPVKPVSAAEMIASIAQAPPAAPESSSCPADTVQEALPPVQFDWSSSGLTNPLDGVDPELYELTTAKMDPGSSGSRVADAFARLMSTMEKTSTSTRKPRKEENLSDEAAKVISGLPDLSFMQAKVLMFPATLTPLGCQATSD
- the aftpha gene encoding aftiphilin a isoform X1, producing the protein MEPEVIRMYSSSPPPMEDGAEEEDNEFGDFGTFSAVPNSISFSEFDTPTTFNQTQALNATSPPELLNSRGVMGFNHSSSNGTHAPNNDLSKANGVLPASHLGSSPSERTEMKKVLSGALDISESDPAGSEPADCNGGGTEVLTNGFATFDVQGSPSSQNSVHSHIKGTSTEDTGSVPAGSPEDDFADFAAFSNAEGHLSQTANEDLDNPAGGSWPAGAACHDEHCNLEQGTTSEDNVRDTNRTGPGSDSISVPAEAPDGSCNTDRGSQADADSGQRDVAFAQEHLDSEAVCTNRPCSLNGVDVAHRDDSKDAAGCSENDLSPDAAEAGQSDGKGSGNETETETETETSLGRPLSTDALEEFGDMSTTGSVPSPPLQGEPATPADHSQLAEDDEDEDFGDFGDAGSFGGQGFADFDQLDVQPEQSGSDSPAPAPDAKEDDDFGDFNSPKFHTSVNEGEDGGKFADFPVSDSFGNFSSAAEGADSEADAGWSAFGEPEQQQQQVEEDEGESWAAFSTEQSVAAPAESREEEEEEEHEEKLQVEEVEEWHESEPAVSEETSRTDRQSQASLSSRLEKLFQGSFPQTASLSVEEEVASLRILLGPPGEKPHPGVQDEETRLPCNSSVCGGVWTQLQDIHESFGLRYQWGGSYCNKALLCCLGIDTRNILFTGQKKQPVIVPMYAAGLGMLEPTKEPVKPVSAAEMIASIAQAPPAAPESSSCPADTVQQEALPPVQFDWSSSGLTNPLDASGGSSLLNLDFFGPVEDSGSTSSPSIPGVDPELYELTTAKMDPGSSGSRVADAFARLMSTMEKTSTSTRKPRKEENLSDEAAKVISGLPDLSFMQAKVLMFPATLTPLGCQATSD
- the aftpha gene encoding aftiphilin a isoform X2, with translation MEPEVIRMYSSSPPPMEDGAEEEDNEFGDFGTFSAVPNSISFSEFDTPTTFNQTQALNATSPPELLNSRGVMGFNHSSSNGTHAPNNDLSKANGVLPASHLGSSPSERTEMKKVLSGALDISESDPAGSEPADCNGGGTEVLTNGFATFDVQGSPSSQNSVHSHIKGTSTEDTGSVPAGSPEDDFADFAAFSNAEGHLSQTANEDLDNPAGGSWPAGAACHDEHCNLEQGTTSEDNVRDTNRTGPGSDSISVPAEAPDGSCNTDRGSQADADSGQRDVAFAQEHLDSEAVCTNRPCSLNGVDVAHRDDSKDAAGCSENDLSPDAAEAGQSDGKGSGNETETETETETSLGRPLSTDALEEFGDMSTTGSVPSPPLQGEPATPADHSQLAEDDEDEDFGDFGDAGSFGGQGFADFDQLDVQPEQSGSDSPAPAPDAKEDDDFGDFNSPKFHTSVNEGEDGGKFADFPVSDSFGNFSSAAEGADSEADAGWSAFGEPEQQQQQVEEDEGESWAAFSTEQSVAAPAESREEEEEEEHEEKLQVEEVEEWHESEPAVSEETSRTDRQSASLSSRLEKLFQGSFPQTASLSVEEEVASLRILLGPPGEKPHPGVQDEETRLPCNSSVCGGVWTQLQDIHESFGLRYQWGGSYCNKALLCCLGIDTRNILFTGQKKQPVIVPMYAAGLGMLEPTKEPVKPVSAAEMIASIAQAPPAAPESSSCPADTVQQEALPPVQFDWSSSGLTNPLDASGGSSLLNLDFFGPVEDSGSTSSPSIPGVDPELYELTTAKMDPGSSGSRVADAFARLMSTMEKTSTSTRKPRKEENLSDEAAKVISGLPDLSFMQAKVLMFPATLTPLGCQATSD
- the aftpha gene encoding aftiphilin a isoform X3, which codes for MEPEVIRMYSSSPPPMEDGAEEEDNEFGDFGTFSAVPNSISFSEFDTPTTFNQTQALNATSPPELLNSRGVMGFNHSSSNGTHAPNNDLSKANGVLPASHLGSSPSERTEMKKVLSGALDISESDPAGSEPADCNGGGTEVLTNGFATFDVQGSPSSQNSVHSHIKGTSTEDTGSVPAGSPEDDFADFAAFSNAEGHLSQTANEDLDNPAGGSWPAGAACHDEHCNLEQGTTSEDNVRDTNRTGPGSDSISVPAEAPDGSCNTDRGSQADADSGQRDVAFAQEHLDSEAVCTNRPCSLNGVDVAHRDDSKDAAGCSENDLSPDAAEAGQSDGKGSGNETETETETETSLGRPLSTDALEEFGDMSTTGSVPSPPLQGEPATPADHSQLAEDDEDEDFGDFGDAGSFGGQGFADFDQLDVQPEQSGSDSPAPAPDAKEDDDFGDFNSPKFHTSVNEGEDGGKFADFPVSDSFGNFSSAAEGADSEADAGWSAFGEPEQQQQQVEEDEGESWAAFSTEQSVAAPAESREEEEEEEHEEKLQVEEVEEWHESEPAVSEETSRTDRQSQASLSSRLEKLFQGSFPQTASLSVEEEVASLRILLGPPGEKPHPGVQDEETRLPCNSSVCGGVWTQLQDIHESFGLRYQWGGSYCNKALLCCLGIDTRNILFTGQKKQPVIVPMYAAGLGMLEPTKEPVKPVSAAEMIASIAQAPPAAPESSSCPADTVQEALPPVQFDWSSSGLTNPLDASGGSSLLNLDFFGPVEDSGSTSSPSIPGVDPELYELTTAKMDPGSSGSRVADAFARLMSTMEKTSTSTRKPRKEENLSDEAAKVISGLPDLSFMQAKVLMFPATLTPLGCQATSD